From the Osmerus eperlanus chromosome 21, fOsmEpe2.1, whole genome shotgun sequence genome, one window contains:
- the LOC134007931 gene encoding carboxy-terminal domain RNA polymerase II polypeptide A small phosphatase 1-like: MDNQSSVITQVSRDEEANNAVRDKSPPGSTSKKPRNRGLFGSLFCCLCHDQAESPPVNNNAPLLVEENGTVSKVQMKPLLPQAKSKDAGKICVVIDLDETLVHSSFKPVSNADFIIPVEIDGTVHQVYVLKRPHVDEFLKRMGELFECVLFTASLAKYADPVSDLLDKWGAFRCRLFRESCVFHRGNYVKDLSRLGRDLNKVIIIDNSPASYVFHPGNAVPVASWFDDMSDTELLDLIPFFEQLSKVDNVYTILKQQNSTS; this comes from the exons ATGGACAATCAGTCCTCAGTAATCACGCAAGTTAGTAGAGATGAAGAGGCAAACAACGCCGTTCGAGACAAGA GCCCCCCGGGCTCTACCTCTAAGAAGCCCAGGAACAGAGGATTGTTTGGCAGCCTGTTTTGCTGCCTGTGTCATGACCAGGCTGAATCTCCGCCCGTCAACAACAATGCCCCGCTGCTGGTGGAGGAAAATGGAACTGTCTCCAAG GTCCAGATGAAGCCACTGCTCCCTCAGGCCAAGTCAAAAGATGCTGGGAAGATCTGTGTGGTGATTGATCTGGACGAAACACTGGTCCATAGCTCCTTCAAG CCTGTGAGCAATGCGGACTTCATCATCCCAGTTGAGATAGATGGTACTGTCCACCAG gTTTATGTGCTGAAGCGCCCCCATGTGGATGAGTTCCTGAAACGCATGGGGGAGCTGTTTGAATGTGTTCTTTTCACTGCTAGTCTTGCCAAG tatGCAGACCCGGTGTCAGACCTGTTGGATAAGTGGGGAGCATTCCGTTGCCGCCTGTTTCGCGAGTCGTGTGTGTTCCATCGGGGTAACTATGTCAAAGACCTGAGCAGGCTGGGTCGCGATCTCAACAAGGTCATCATCATAGACAACTCTCCTGCCTCCTACGTCTTTCACCCTGGCAACGCC gtgcctGTGGCCTCATGGTTTGACGACATGTCTGACACTGAGCTCCTGGACCTCATCCCGTTTTTTGAGCAACTGAGTAAAGTTGACAATGTCTACACCATCCTCAAACAACAGAACTCCACTAGCTAG